One genomic window of Amphiura filiformis chromosome 3, Afil_fr2py, whole genome shotgun sequence includes the following:
- the LOC140148958 gene encoding prestin-like isoform X2 produces the protein MNTMEIGENDGQPPQLRQRITINRPAYSEEHFQRVYQESAKEDDSIPQLVKKKITRWSCTTGDAKKMIQGFFPILKWLPEYNVRGALLGDVMSGFTVGILRLPQGMAYGILATLAPVYGLYTVFFPALIYSLMGTCMHLSIGSFAVVSIMTGTAVEKGIKFAQEESTANNETDFNEEYERARIATTVAFLTGFIQIGLAVLRLGFISTYLALPLVRGFTTGAACYVFNSQFKSLFGIQISRYDGPFAIIKSIFEVLVNLHKTNPAELLISLSCIIVLVMVKEIQDKYLKKVKYPIPIELIVIIIGTAVSYGGKFEERFGVNTVGDIPTGLPSPIVPPVKYMSLVITDAFTIAIVTFSVAVSMGFIFGKRNNYEIDPNQELYAIGASNVFCSFFLCYPAASSLSRSLLQEIAGGTTQIAGTLSCMFILLVLLFMGPLFEPLPKSVLAAIVVVALRGMFRQFKDIKDQWKYSKLDCLIWIVTFSAVVLLGVDIGLGVGVAFAIYTVIVRTQHPQYNMLGKIPETDIYRDIQYYEMAQEIPHIKIFCAHSPIYYANADYIKETLYSKVGIHPLKVQVARAKARRKHAAKLKNKEKKWKKQSKNDEEAENVLQPKSSTSTIDKSKNNSSVPNDNSDNHHNDGKHHILVELDQTIDSSHNDTISTLADNNTDHQLDPNCSANNFHSNDNNHSNTPTGVSICNPNGKNETAVINGSVAILTEEVPEDNLVGIHTIILDLGGVSFVDVVGINTIKGLITDYQKIGVNVLLAQCRANIQHILFESGCIDVVGLDRMFLTLHDAVLYAEGQLQNGSCDATEAETSEAVDLNTQATHPSSFNDASSDNNSMSHVTSV, from the exons ATGAATACCATGGAAATAGGTGAGAACGATGGACAGCCTCCACAGCTCCGTCAACGAATTACTATCAACAGACCTGCCTATAGTGAGGAACACTTCCAAAGAGTCTACCAAGAATCTGCCAAAGAAGATGACTCCATCCCACAGTTGGTGAAGAAGAAGATAACAAGATGGTCCTGTACAACTGGTGATGCTAAGAAGATGATACAGGGTTTCTTCCCTATCCTGAAATGGCTACCAGAGTACAATGTAAGGGGTGCTTTGTTGGGAGATGTGATGTCAGGTTTTACCGTTGGGATACTCAGACTTCCGCAAG GTATGGCTTATGGGATTTTGGCTACATTGGCTCCTGTATATGGTCTTTATACAGTGTTCTTCCCGGCACTAATATACAGTCTAATGGGAACCTGTATGCATTTGTCTATAG GTTCCTTTGCAGTGGTAAGCATCATGACAGGGACAGCTGTAGAAAAAGGTATCAAATTTGCTCAAGAGGAATCCACAGCCAACAACGAAACAGATTTCAATGAAGAGTATGAGAGGGCTAGAATAGCCACCACTGTTGCCTTCTTAACTGGATTTATACAG ATTGGATTAGCTGTATTACGTCTTGGTTTCATCAGTACATATTTGGCTCTACCTCTTGTCCGTGGATTTACCACCGGTGCTGCCTGCTATGTATTCAATAGTCAATTCAAGAGTTTATTTGGTATTCAGATCAGCAGGTATGATGGACCATTTGCCATTATCAAG TCTATATTTGAAGTGCTTGTAAATTTACATAAAACCAATCCAGCAGAACTCTTGATATCTCTGTCATGTATTATTGTATTGGTCATGGTCAAAGAGATACAGGACAAATATCTCAAGAAAGTCAAATACCCTATTCCTATAGAACTCATTGTG ATAATCATTGGAACTGCCGTCTCATATGGTGGCAAGTTTGAAGAAAGATTTGGTGTCAATACTGTAGGTGATATACCAACAGG cctacCCAGTCCAATAGTGCCGCCCGTGAAGTACATGAGCCTCGTTATCACAGATGCCTTCACAATAGCTATAGTCACATTCTCTGTAGCCGTCTCCATGGGATTCATATTTGGCAAAagaaataattatgaaattgatcCCAATCAG GAGCTGTATGCTATTGGTGCTAGTAATGTGTTCTGTTCCTTCTTCTTGTGTTACCCTGCTGCATCATCATTATCAAGATCATTACTACAAGAGATAGCAGGGGGAACTACTCAG ATTGCTGGTACTTTGTCTTGCATGTTTATTCTACTGGTTTTGTTATTTATGGGTCCCCTATTTGAACCTTTACCAAAG AGTGTATTGGCAGCAATTGTGGTGGTAGCTTTACGTGGGATGTTTAGACAGTTTAAAGATATCAAGGATCAATGGAAGTACTCCAAACTTGATTGT TTGATCTGGATAGTAACATTCTCTGCTGTGGTGCTCTTAGGAGTAGACATTGGTCTTGGTGTTGGTGTAGCATTTGCTATATACACTGTCATCGTCAGGACACAGCATCCTCAGTataatatgttgggcaaaatTCCAGAAACAGATATATACAGAGATATACAGTATTATGAAATG GCACAAGAAATTCctcatatcaaaatattttgtgcaCACTCACCAATTTACTATGCAAATGCTGACTATATCAAAGAAACCTTGTACAGCAAAGTGGGTATACATCCACTCAAGGTACAGGTTGCAAGAGCAAAGGCAAggagaaaacatgctgcaaaactaAAGAACAAAGAAAAGAAATGGAAGAAACAGTCAAAGAATGAT GAAGAAGCTGAAAATGTTTTACAACCAAAGAGCAGCACATCAACCATTGATAAATCTAAGAACAACTCATCCGTCCCAAATGATAACAGTGACAATCACCACAATGATGGAAAACATCATATCCTAGTTGAATTAGATCAAACAATTGATTCCTCCCATAATGACACGATATCAACACTTGCAGACAACAACACAGATCATCAGCTTGATCCAAACTGTTCCGCTAATAATTTCCACTCCAATGATAATAATCACTCTAATACACCAACTGGTGTTTCTATATGCAATCCTAATGGGAAGAATGAAACAGCAGTAATAAATGGAAGCGTTGCAATACTAACAGAAGAAGTGCCTGAAGATAATCTTGTAGGCATTCATACTATCATATTGGACCTAGGCGGTGTGAGTTTTGTGGATGTTGTAGGGATCAATACCATCAAAGGCCTTATAACAGATTACCAGAAGATTGGAGTCAATGTGTTACTTGCACAGTGTCGAG CCAATATACAACATATTCTCTTCGAGAGTGGATGTATAGATGTTGTTGGTTTGGATCGCATGTTTCTTACACTACATGATGCTGTGCTGTATGCAGAGGGCCAATTGCAG AATGGAAGCTGTGATGCTACAGAAGCAGAAACCTCAGAAGCAGTGGACTTGAATACACAAGCAACACATCCATCTTCCTTCAATGATGCTTCCAGTGATAATAACTCTATGAGTCATGTGACAAGTGTGTGA
- the LOC140148958 gene encoding prestin-like isoform X1: MRRCSHNPMNTMEIGENDGQPPQLRQRITINRPAYSEEHFQRVYQESAKEDDSIPQLVKKKITRWSCTTGDAKKMIQGFFPILKWLPEYNVRGALLGDVMSGFTVGILRLPQGMAYGILATLAPVYGLYTVFFPALIYSLMGTCMHLSIGSFAVVSIMTGTAVEKGIKFAQEESTANNETDFNEEYERARIATTVAFLTGFIQIGLAVLRLGFISTYLALPLVRGFTTGAACYVFNSQFKSLFGIQISRYDGPFAIIKSIFEVLVNLHKTNPAELLISLSCIIVLVMVKEIQDKYLKKVKYPIPIELIVIIIGTAVSYGGKFEERFGVNTVGDIPTGLPSPIVPPVKYMSLVITDAFTIAIVTFSVAVSMGFIFGKRNNYEIDPNQELYAIGASNVFCSFFLCYPAASSLSRSLLQEIAGGTTQIAGTLSCMFILLVLLFMGPLFEPLPKSVLAAIVVVALRGMFRQFKDIKDQWKYSKLDCLIWIVTFSAVVLLGVDIGLGVGVAFAIYTVIVRTQHPQYNMLGKIPETDIYRDIQYYEMAQEIPHIKIFCAHSPIYYANADYIKETLYSKVGIHPLKVQVARAKARRKHAAKLKNKEKKWKKQSKNDEEAENVLQPKSSTSTIDKSKNNSSVPNDNSDNHHNDGKHHILVELDQTIDSSHNDTISTLADNNTDHQLDPNCSANNFHSNDNNHSNTPTGVSICNPNGKNETAVINGSVAILTEEVPEDNLVGIHTIILDLGGVSFVDVVGINTIKGLITDYQKIGVNVLLAQCRANIQHILFESGCIDVVGLDRMFLTLHDAVLYAEGQLQNGSCDATEAETSEAVDLNTQATHPSSFNDASSDNNSMSHVTSV; the protein is encoded by the exons ATGAGGAG ATGCTCACATAATCCTATGAATACCATGGAAATAGGTGAGAACGATGGACAGCCTCCACAGCTCCGTCAACGAATTACTATCAACAGACCTGCCTATAGTGAGGAACACTTCCAAAGAGTCTACCAAGAATCTGCCAAAGAAGATGACTCCATCCCACAGTTGGTGAAGAAGAAGATAACAAGATGGTCCTGTACAACTGGTGATGCTAAGAAGATGATACAGGGTTTCTTCCCTATCCTGAAATGGCTACCAGAGTACAATGTAAGGGGTGCTTTGTTGGGAGATGTGATGTCAGGTTTTACCGTTGGGATACTCAGACTTCCGCAAG GTATGGCTTATGGGATTTTGGCTACATTGGCTCCTGTATATGGTCTTTATACAGTGTTCTTCCCGGCACTAATATACAGTCTAATGGGAACCTGTATGCATTTGTCTATAG GTTCCTTTGCAGTGGTAAGCATCATGACAGGGACAGCTGTAGAAAAAGGTATCAAATTTGCTCAAGAGGAATCCACAGCCAACAACGAAACAGATTTCAATGAAGAGTATGAGAGGGCTAGAATAGCCACCACTGTTGCCTTCTTAACTGGATTTATACAG ATTGGATTAGCTGTATTACGTCTTGGTTTCATCAGTACATATTTGGCTCTACCTCTTGTCCGTGGATTTACCACCGGTGCTGCCTGCTATGTATTCAATAGTCAATTCAAGAGTTTATTTGGTATTCAGATCAGCAGGTATGATGGACCATTTGCCATTATCAAG TCTATATTTGAAGTGCTTGTAAATTTACATAAAACCAATCCAGCAGAACTCTTGATATCTCTGTCATGTATTATTGTATTGGTCATGGTCAAAGAGATACAGGACAAATATCTCAAGAAAGTCAAATACCCTATTCCTATAGAACTCATTGTG ATAATCATTGGAACTGCCGTCTCATATGGTGGCAAGTTTGAAGAAAGATTTGGTGTCAATACTGTAGGTGATATACCAACAGG cctacCCAGTCCAATAGTGCCGCCCGTGAAGTACATGAGCCTCGTTATCACAGATGCCTTCACAATAGCTATAGTCACATTCTCTGTAGCCGTCTCCATGGGATTCATATTTGGCAAAagaaataattatgaaattgatcCCAATCAG GAGCTGTATGCTATTGGTGCTAGTAATGTGTTCTGTTCCTTCTTCTTGTGTTACCCTGCTGCATCATCATTATCAAGATCATTACTACAAGAGATAGCAGGGGGAACTACTCAG ATTGCTGGTACTTTGTCTTGCATGTTTATTCTACTGGTTTTGTTATTTATGGGTCCCCTATTTGAACCTTTACCAAAG AGTGTATTGGCAGCAATTGTGGTGGTAGCTTTACGTGGGATGTTTAGACAGTTTAAAGATATCAAGGATCAATGGAAGTACTCCAAACTTGATTGT TTGATCTGGATAGTAACATTCTCTGCTGTGGTGCTCTTAGGAGTAGACATTGGTCTTGGTGTTGGTGTAGCATTTGCTATATACACTGTCATCGTCAGGACACAGCATCCTCAGTataatatgttgggcaaaatTCCAGAAACAGATATATACAGAGATATACAGTATTATGAAATG GCACAAGAAATTCctcatatcaaaatattttgtgcaCACTCACCAATTTACTATGCAAATGCTGACTATATCAAAGAAACCTTGTACAGCAAAGTGGGTATACATCCACTCAAGGTACAGGTTGCAAGAGCAAAGGCAAggagaaaacatgctgcaaaactaAAGAACAAAGAAAAGAAATGGAAGAAACAGTCAAAGAATGAT GAAGAAGCTGAAAATGTTTTACAACCAAAGAGCAGCACATCAACCATTGATAAATCTAAGAACAACTCATCCGTCCCAAATGATAACAGTGACAATCACCACAATGATGGAAAACATCATATCCTAGTTGAATTAGATCAAACAATTGATTCCTCCCATAATGACACGATATCAACACTTGCAGACAACAACACAGATCATCAGCTTGATCCAAACTGTTCCGCTAATAATTTCCACTCCAATGATAATAATCACTCTAATACACCAACTGGTGTTTCTATATGCAATCCTAATGGGAAGAATGAAACAGCAGTAATAAATGGAAGCGTTGCAATACTAACAGAAGAAGTGCCTGAAGATAATCTTGTAGGCATTCATACTATCATATTGGACCTAGGCGGTGTGAGTTTTGTGGATGTTGTAGGGATCAATACCATCAAAGGCCTTATAACAGATTACCAGAAGATTGGAGTCAATGTGTTACTTGCACAGTGTCGAG CCAATATACAACATATTCTCTTCGAGAGTGGATGTATAGATGTTGTTGGTTTGGATCGCATGTTTCTTACACTACATGATGCTGTGCTGTATGCAGAGGGCCAATTGCAG AATGGAAGCTGTGATGCTACAGAAGCAGAAACCTCAGAAGCAGTGGACTTGAATACACAAGCAACACATCCATCTTCCTTCAATGATGCTTCCAGTGATAATAACTCTATGAGTCATGTGACAAGTGTGTGA